The proteins below are encoded in one region of Ferruginibacter lapsinanis:
- a CDS encoding peptide MFS transporter, translating to MNTTQISLEEIQNFKGKYPKQLWYLFFCEMWERFCFYGMRGMLTFFMVDQLLMKEGVANLQYGATQAFVYAFTFIGGLFADKILGFRKSLFWGGLLMITGSCILAVDPKQFFFLGVSFTIIGTGFFKPNISTMVGSLYKDGDNRRDAGFSLFYSGINIGALIGGYACVAIGKSYSWHLAFGFAAIVMVLSLITFMYTQKSMGPIGLPPGRSENGNTQKKWHSYAVYAGSLLVIPVIMTMVAKTEYTDWFMYIIGPCALIYIFYEMSKFSAPERKKLFAALIFIMFSIVFWAFFEQGGGSLSLFAATNLNDSVAGIHLDPNGVNNAANSLFVIACSPLFGLLWLWLSNRKKEPNTVVKFGIGFLFLAGAFYVFYATRFFANEKGITSLNVFTFANLIITFGELCLSPIGLSIMTKLSPKPLQGVMMGMWFLASAYGQYVAGILGAGMSNPDEHASLTEKLISYTTGYKQLAIYALIAGIILLIISPLVKKLMQEVK from the coding sequence ATGAATACAACTCAAATCTCATTGGAAGAAATACAAAATTTTAAAGGTAAATACCCTAAGCAATTATGGTATCTTTTTTTTTGTGAGATGTGGGAGCGTTTTTGTTTTTATGGAATGAGAGGCATGCTAACTTTCTTTATGGTTGATCAGCTATTGATGAAAGAAGGTGTTGCTAATTTACAATATGGTGCCACGCAAGCTTTTGTTTATGCCTTTACATTTATAGGAGGATTGTTTGCAGATAAAATCCTCGGCTTTAGAAAATCCTTATTCTGGGGTGGGTTGTTAATGATAACCGGTAGTTGTATTTTGGCAGTAGACCCAAAACAGTTTTTCTTTTTAGGAGTAAGTTTTACGATCATTGGTACCGGTTTTTTTAAACCCAATATTTCTACCATGGTAGGCAGTTTGTATAAAGACGGCGACAACAGACGAGATGCCGGCTTCTCTCTTTTTTATTCCGGGATCAATATCGGGGCTCTCATTGGCGGATATGCATGTGTAGCCATTGGTAAAAGTTATTCATGGCATCTTGCATTTGGTTTTGCCGCCATTGTAATGGTGTTAAGTCTTATTACATTCATGTATACGCAAAAGAGCATGGGACCGATAGGGCTTCCTCCGGGCAGAAGTGAAAATGGGAATACTCAAAAAAAGTGGCATAGCTATGCAGTATATGCAGGCTCATTATTAGTTATTCCGGTTATAATGACCATGGTTGCAAAAACCGAATACACCGATTGGTTCATGTACATCATCGGTCCATGTGCATTGATCTATATTTTTTATGAGATGTCTAAGTTCTCTGCGCCAGAGAGAAAAAAATTATTTGCGGCATTGATCTTCATAATGTTTTCTATCGTTTTCTGGGCATTCTTTGAACAAGGTGGCGGTTCGCTGAGTTTGTTTGCTGCTACTAATCTGAATGATTCTGTTGCAGGTATTCATTTAGACCCCAATGGAGTAAATAATGCTGCTAATTCATTGTTCGTCATTGCATGTAGTCCATTGTTTGGATTACTATGGCTATGGTTAAGTAATAGAAAAAAAGAACCGAATACTGTTGTTAAATTCGGGATAGGATTTCTTTTTTTAGCAGGTGCATTTTATGTGTTTTATGCTACTCGTTTTTTTGCTAATGAAAAAGGTATTACCTCTTTGAATGTGTTCACATTTGCCAATTTAATTATCACATTTGGAGAGTTGTGCTTGTCACCTATCGGACTTTCCATTATGACAAAACTATCACCTAAACCATTACAAGGTGTAATGATGGGTATGTGGTTTTTAGCAAGTGCATATGGACAATATGTGGCCGGGATATTAGGCGCAGGAATGAGCAATCCGGATGAACATGCATCACTGACAGAAAAACTCATCTCTTATACAACAGGTTATAAGCAACTGGCCATCTATGCTTTAATTGCAGGAATCATCTTATTAATTATATCCCCTTTAGTAAAAAAATTAATGCAGGAAGTAAAATAA
- a CDS encoding DUF1501 domain-containing protein, with the protein MFIKRREFIQIGSLATASLMLPQFLKAFEKPTLVPKGNKVVVVIQFSGGNDGLNTVIPIRNDIYYRERPKLGIVKENALQLTDEVGLNPALVGFKELFDNGDLSILNSVGYPNPDRSHFRSMDIWQSASESNEYISTGWLGRYLDAQCHGCDKPTQALEVDDILSLALKGENNNGIAVKDPRRLYSSSNEKFFKDICAAHHTEEETADYLYKTMSSTLSSADYIFEQSKLHPTNEIYPSTELGKSLKTIASLILSDINTKVYYVSLGSFDTHVNQDNQQKRLFTELNDAVKAFTNDLKKNNRFEDVLMMTFSEFGRRVTQNASGGTDHGTANNMFFIGGALKEKGILNAMPDLSDLKEGDLKHTIDFKDVYATVLNKWLGADDKTILGKQYDYLKFI; encoded by the coding sequence ATGTTTATCAAACGCAGAGAATTTATACAGATCGGTTCATTAGCTACAGCATCTTTAATGCTGCCTCAATTTTTAAAAGCTTTTGAAAAACCTACTTTGGTTCCAAAAGGGAATAAGGTAGTAGTAGTTATTCAATTTAGTGGAGGCAATGATGGGCTGAATACAGTGATACCTATCCGCAATGATATTTATTATAGAGAACGTCCTAAGTTGGGAATTGTAAAAGAAAATGCATTGCAGCTAACCGACGAAGTGGGATTAAATCCAGCATTGGTTGGCTTTAAGGAATTATTTGATAACGGTGATCTAAGTATTTTAAATAGTGTGGGATATCCCAATCCCGACAGATCGCATTTCAGAAGTATGGATATATGGCAAAGTGCCAGTGAAAGTAATGAATACATCAGCACTGGCTGGCTTGGCCGTTATCTCGATGCACAATGTCATGGTTGTGATAAGCCAACGCAGGCACTTGAAGTAGATGATATTTTAAGTCTGGCGTTGAAAGGAGAAAACAATAATGGGATTGCGGTAAAAGACCCGAGAAGATTGTATAGTAGCAGCAACGAAAAGTTCTTTAAAGATATCTGTGCTGCACATCATACAGAAGAGGAAACTGCTGATTATTTGTATAAAACGATGAGCAGTACGCTTAGTAGTGCTGATTACATTTTTGAGCAAAGCAAATTACATCCTACTAATGAGATATATCCTTCCACAGAGTTAGGGAAAAGCTTAAAAACAATAGCTTCACTCATTCTTTCTGATATCAATACCAAAGTGTATTATGTTTCTTTGGGCAGTTTTGATACCCATGTAAATCAGGATAATCAACAAAAGAGATTATTCACAGAATTGAATGATGCGGTAAAAGCTTTTACCAATGATCTGAAAAAGAATAATCGTTTTGAAGATGTATTGATGATGACCTTCAGTGAGTTTGGAAGAAGGGTAACACAGAATGCAAGTGGAGGTACGGATCACGGCACAGCAAATAATATGTTTTTCATTGGCGGTGCATTAAAAGAAAAAGGAATACTCAATGCAATGCCCGATCTGTCTGATTTGAAAGAAGGTGATTTAAAACATACAATCGATTTTAAAGATGTATATGCTACTGTATTGAACAAATGGTTAGGAGCAGATGATAAAACTATTTTAGGTAAGCAATACGATTATTTGAAATTTATTTAA
- a CDS encoding DUF1800 domain-containing protein, whose product MAVSNRIKNQHLLWRAGFGPMAELAADLDTMPQKKLWNLLVKTSEKSPQKLDVASDLFGGLVKGMQDFSQFDQLDKYQKKELQQQSREDLKNLNLRWLDEMISSEAQLRERMSLFWHGHFACRVINIFYQQQLLDVIRTNALTNFGDLLRAVSKSPAMLQFLNNQQNKKKHPNENFAREVMELFTMGRGNYTENDIKEAARAFTGWGFNLQGEFVFRKNQHDDGVKTVLGKTGNFTGDDIIDILLEQKQTAKYITQKMYKYFVNEKVDTAKADLLATRFYASKYDIKKLMEDIFTSDWFYDEKNIGTKIKSPVELLAGIRRLLPLQLQNDTAQLLFQRALGQILFYPPNVAGWPGGKSWIDSSTLMLRLRIPQIITANETINIRPKSDDDTMMGQMMEEKMKQRQNKEYASKGGTAIVDWEMVAKVFAKTPREQLLQKISDTVLQTKSRVSNEVLNKYLNNESRENFIKSAIINLMSTPEYQLC is encoded by the coding sequence ATGGCAGTTTCTAACCGCATAAAAAATCAACATCTTTTATGGAGAGCAGGATTTGGTCCAATGGCCGAACTGGCAGCTGATCTGGATACGATGCCGCAAAAAAAATTATGGAACCTGCTTGTTAAAACATCAGAAAAATCACCACAAAAATTAGATGTAGCCAGCGATCTGTTTGGAGGTTTGGTAAAAGGAATGCAGGACTTTTCACAATTTGATCAGCTAGATAAATACCAAAAGAAGGAACTGCAGCAGCAGTCTAGAGAAGATCTAAAAAATCTTAACCTACGCTGGCTGGATGAAATGATCAGTAGTGAAGCGCAGTTGAGAGAACGAATGAGTTTATTCTGGCATGGCCATTTTGCCTGCAGGGTGATCAATATTTTTTATCAGCAGCAATTGCTTGATGTGATCAGGACAAATGCACTCACTAATTTTGGCGACTTGCTAAGAGCAGTAAGCAAGAGTCCGGCGATGTTACAATTCTTAAATAATCAGCAAAATAAAAAGAAACATCCCAATGAAAACTTTGCCCGAGAGGTAATGGAATTGTTTACAATGGGTAGAGGAAATTATACGGAGAATGATATTAAGGAGGCCGCCAGGGCTTTCACAGGATGGGGGTTTAACCTGCAAGGTGAATTTGTTTTCAGAAAAAATCAACATGATGACGGAGTTAAAACTGTTTTAGGTAAAACGGGCAATTTTACCGGAGATGATATAATTGATATCTTATTGGAACAAAAACAAACAGCTAAATATATTACTCAAAAAATGTATAAATATTTTGTAAATGAGAAAGTAGATACTGCAAAAGCTGACTTGTTGGCAACCAGGTTTTATGCAAGTAAATATGATATTAAAAAGCTAATGGAAGATATTTTTACAAGTGATTGGTTTTATGACGAAAAAAATATCGGCACTAAAATAAAGTCTCCGGTTGAATTATTGGCGGGTATCAGGCGTTTACTTCCATTACAGTTACAAAATGATACGGCACAATTATTATTTCAACGGGCTTTAGGACAAATTCTTTTTTATCCGCCCAATGTAGCCGGATGGCCGGGAGGCAAAAGTTGGATAGACAGCAGCACGTTAATGTTACGATTACGGATACCACAGATCATTACGGCCAATGAAACCATTAATATTCGTCCTAAAAGTGATGATGATACAATGATGGGGCAAATGATGGAAGAGAAAATGAAACAACGACAAAATAAAGAGTACGCATCAAAAGGAGGAACAGCAATTGTTGATTGGGAGATGGTTGCAAAGGTTTTTGCTAAAACACCAAGAGAGCAGTTATTGCAGAAAATTTCAGATACAGTTTTACAAACAAAAAGCAGGGTGAGCAATGAGGTGCTGAATAAATATCTGAATAATGAAAGCAGAGAAAATTTTATAAAGAGTGCTATCATTAATTTGATGAGTACACCGGAATATCAACTTTGCTAA
- a CDS encoding alkane 1-monooxygenase: MNIKAFKYLSPVTVYILAWLAFTNKGLLTWSPLVYAFLLLPLAELFIKPDPKNFDAAEEELAKKDKMYDYMLYFFVVLQFVVLWVFLRSMQQDVLNWWEIIGRVWTMGLLCGTFGINIGHELGHRVNKFEQALAKASLLSSLYMHFFIEHNKGHHKNVATPLDPSSARYNEPIYAFYFRTIIFSYLSAWKIANEEMRKKGLPVLHWRNEMFSAHIIQAAFVISILILFGPIVTLYYLCAAGIGIGLLETVNYIEHYGLQRKQITDNKYERAMPWHSWNSDHILGRLMLFELSRHSDHHYLASKKYQTLRHHDDAPQLPTGYPGSMMLACIPPVWFYVMNKKIKELEKTH, from the coding sequence ATGAATATTAAAGCATTTAAGTATTTATCTCCTGTAACCGTATATATACTTGCCTGGCTAGCATTTACTAACAAGGGATTGCTTACCTGGTCACCATTGGTGTATGCCTTTTTATTATTACCATTAGCGGAATTATTCATCAAACCAGATCCCAAAAATTTCGACGCAGCAGAAGAAGAACTTGCAAAAAAAGACAAGATGTATGATTACATGCTTTATTTTTTTGTGGTGCTTCAATTTGTGGTGCTTTGGGTATTTCTTAGAAGTATGCAACAGGATGTATTGAACTGGTGGGAAATCATTGGAAGGGTATGGACAATGGGATTACTTTGCGGCACATTTGGCATCAATATCGGGCACGAATTAGGACATAGGGTCAATAAATTTGAACAGGCCTTAGCAAAAGCCTCTTTACTTAGCTCGTTATACATGCATTTTTTTATTGAGCACAATAAAGGCCATCACAAAAATGTAGCAACTCCGTTAGATCCAAGTAGTGCCAGATACAATGAACCTATTTATGCTTTCTATTTTAGAACAATCATTTTTTCTTACTTATCTGCCTGGAAAATTGCCAATGAGGAAATGAGAAAAAAAGGATTACCGGTTTTGCACTGGAGAAATGAAATGTTTTCAGCGCATATCATTCAGGCTGCTTTTGTGATAAGCATTTTAATATTATTCGGACCGATAGTTACTCTTTATTATTTATGTGCTGCTGGAATTGGCATCGGACTTTTAGAAACCGTAAACTATATTGAGCATTATGGCCTGCAGCGTAAGCAAATAACCGATAATAAATATGAGAGAGCAATGCCATGGCATAGCTGGAACAGTGATCATATTTTAGGAAGATTGATGCTGTTTGAACTCAGCCGCCATAGCGACCACCATTATCTTGCCAGTAAAAAATATCAAACCTTACGACATCACGATGATGCCCCTCAATTACCAACAGGATACCCCGGCAGTATGATGTTGGCTTGTATTCCGCCAGTATGGTTTTATGTAATGAATAAGAAAATAAAGGAATTAGAAAAAACTCATTAA
- a CDS encoding cytochrome c family protein produces the protein MKKVFVLSILAFTIFSCAKKVTPATAAEKKPTEEQTVVVAPEAMATNVASGKVTYEAKCGRCHGLKEPGEFTAERWVGLVNWMAPKAHLSDTEKADVLAYVQAGAKKG, from the coding sequence ATGAAAAAAGTATTTGTTCTCTCCATATTGGCGTTTACCATTTTTAGTTGTGCTAAAAAAGTAACTCCTGCCACTGCGGCTGAAAAAAAACCTACAGAAGAACAAACAGTTGTGGTTGCTCCTGAGGCCATGGCAACAAATGTTGCATCTGGAAAGGTTACCTACGAAGCCAAATGTGGCAGATGTCATGGACTTAAAGAACCTGGTGAGTTTACTGCTGAAAGATGGGTTGGTCTGGTTAACTGGATGGCACCAAAAGCACATCTTAGCGATACCGAAAAAGCGGATGTGTTGGCATACGTTCAGGCAGGGGCTAAAAAAGGTTAA
- the serS gene encoding serine--tRNA ligase — MLQISYIRQNINIVKEKLGVKNFGDLSLVDKVVSLDEQVRKLKAESESLQASVNAASKEIGMLMGKGDKASAEQKKQEVATQKTTIQNLNEQLSAVEKELHDELVKLPNLPHISVPKGKTPEENEVVREGGTKPDLPATAVPHWDLIKTYDLVDFETGAKLTGSGFPLYKGKGAKLQRALIQYFLDFNTAAGYTEYLPPLMVNEATAYGTGQLPDKEGQMYHVTADGFYLIPTAEVPVTNIYRDEIIKENEVPVKMTAYTPCFRREAGSFGSDVRGLNRVHQFDKIEIVQLVHPEKSYDVLEEMVLHVEKLLNTLELPYRILRLCGGDMSFASALTFDFEVYSAAQQKWLECSSVSNFETFQTNRMKIRYKDAAGKTQLLHSLNGSSLALPRIVACLLENNQTESGIQLPKVLHSYFGAETIG; from the coding sequence ATGTTACAGATCAGTTATATACGCCAGAACATAAATATAGTAAAAGAAAAGTTGGGAGTAAAAAATTTTGGCGACTTGTCATTAGTGGATAAAGTAGTGAGTTTAGATGAGCAGGTACGTAAGCTAAAAGCAGAGAGCGAAAGCCTGCAGGCAAGTGTAAATGCTGCCAGTAAAGAGATCGGTATGTTGATGGGTAAGGGAGATAAAGCATCTGCAGAGCAAAAAAAGCAGGAAGTAGCGACTCAAAAAACGACCATTCAAAATTTAAATGAGCAACTAAGTGCAGTTGAAAAAGAATTGCATGACGAGTTGGTGAAACTACCTAATCTGCCGCATATATCTGTTCCGAAAGGGAAAACTCCCGAAGAAAACGAAGTGGTAAGAGAAGGCGGGACTAAACCTGATTTACCTGCAACAGCAGTTCCTCATTGGGATCTGATAAAAACATATGACCTGGTTGATTTTGAAACCGGTGCAAAATTGACCGGTAGCGGGTTTCCTTTATATAAAGGGAAAGGGGCAAAATTACAAAGAGCGTTGATCCAATATTTTTTAGATTTTAATACAGCAGCAGGCTATACAGAATATTTACCACCATTGATGGTGAATGAAGCCACAGCATATGGTACAGGACAATTGCCGGATAAAGAAGGGCAGATGTATCATGTAACTGCCGATGGATTTTATCTGATTCCCACGGCCGAAGTGCCGGTTACGAATATTTACAGAGATGAGATCATAAAAGAAAATGAAGTACCTGTAAAGATGACGGCTTATACGCCATGTTTCAGAAGAGAGGCTGGTAGCTTTGGTAGTGATGTTCGTGGATTGAACAGAGTACATCAGTTTGATAAAATTGAGATTGTACAATTGGTTCATCCCGAAAAGAGCTACGATGTGCTGGAAGAAATGGTGCTGCATGTAGAGAAATTATTAAATACTCTTGAGTTGCCATATCGTATTCTTCGTTTATGCGGTGGTGATATGAGTTTTGCCAGTGCCCTCACGTTCGATTTTGAAGTATATAGTGCTGCTCAGCAAAAATGGCTGGAATGTAGCAGTGTTAGTAATTTCGAAACTTTTCAAACCAACAGGATGAAGATCCGTTATAAAGACGCTGCAGGTAAAACACAGTTGCTACACTCTTTGAATGGTTCATCTTTGGCATTACCACGTATTGTTGCTTGTTTATTGGAGAACAATCAAACAGAAAGCGGAATACAACTACCTAAAGTATTGCATAGTTATTTTGGTGCAGAAACAATTGGTTAA
- a CDS encoding spondin domain-containing protein, with protein sequence MRFFGVLFVLIVQISCKKEQIVVSNYSEASYKVTVTLKWQLPEFSVPANAHVTLIAGMVHSADTSMWKPGTKATPGLEAVAEIGAVNTIFTEFDDIVSKQKALYKFVMFEPPGATGSIQTALIANSEYSYVSLASMVAPSPDWFMGIHDVDLHRNNSWVVDTTINMFVYDAGTEDGDIFGYTNPATMPQQNIQLLSPSMATVLANGNITLAPLATIKFTKN encoded by the coding sequence ATGAGATTTTTTGGGGTTTTGTTTGTTTTAATAGTACAGATATCTTGCAAGAAGGAGCAGATCGTTGTGTCTAATTATAGTGAGGCGTCCTACAAAGTAACGGTAACCCTTAAATGGCAATTGCCGGAATTTTCAGTTCCTGCCAATGCACATGTTACATTGATAGCGGGTATGGTGCATTCTGCTGATACAAGTATGTGGAAACCGGGTACAAAAGCTACACCGGGTTTGGAAGCAGTTGCAGAGATTGGGGCGGTCAATACTATTTTTACAGAGTTTGATGATATTGTAAGTAAACAAAAAGCCCTTTATAAATTTGTAATGTTTGAGCCTCCCGGAGCTACCGGATCAATACAAACTGCATTGATTGCTAACAGCGAATATTCCTATGTGAGTCTTGCTTCTATGGTGGCACCATCTCCTGATTGGTTCATGGGTATACATGATGTTGATCTACACAGAAATAATTCCTGGGTAGTTGACACCACAATAAATATGTTTGTATATGATGCCGGAACAGAAGATGGAGACATATTTGGATATACTAACCCTGCTACTATGCCGCAACAAAACATACAATTGCTTTCACCATCAATGGCAACAGTGTTAGCTAATGGTAATATAACATTAGCGCCATTAGCAACAATAAAGTTTACAAAAAATTAA
- a CDS encoding peptidylprolyl isomerase, with translation MSKRFYVIAAFLFALFCATITTGFSQTIKKPVKKSLAIKKTMSKKTVVVKKKEPGIRIKITTDSGVIIVRLYDSTPLHRDNFVKLVKEGFYDSLLFHRVIQEFMIQGGDPLSKTAPAGMQLGMGGGDMQRIPAEFRKDLIHKKGALAAARDGNPERASSACQFYIVQGRKYSLAELTQMEMQTGVKYTAAQKNIYVKTGGVPFLDMNYTVFGEVESGLKVIDKIAAVAKDGNDRPLGDVRMKMEILQ, from the coding sequence ATGTCTAAAAGGTTTTACGTAATTGCTGCTTTTTTATTTGCATTATTTTGTGCTACAATCACTACCGGCTTCAGCCAAACGATTAAAAAGCCTGTTAAAAAGTCTTTGGCGATAAAAAAAACGATGAGTAAAAAAACTGTGGTTGTTAAGAAAAAAGAACCGGGTATTCGTATAAAGATCACTACCGACTCTGGTGTTATAATCGTTCGTTTATATGACAGTACTCCACTGCACAGAGATAATTTTGTAAAATTAGTGAAAGAAGGTTTTTATGACAGCTTGTTATTTCACAGGGTTATACAGGAATTCATGATACAGGGTGGTGATCCATTGAGTAAAACTGCTCCGGCTGGAATGCAGTTGGGCATGGGTGGCGGAGATATGCAAAGAATCCCCGCTGAATTCAGAAAAGACCTGATACATAAAAAAGGGGCATTGGCCGCTGCCAGAGATGGTAATCCGGAAAGAGCCAGCAGCGCCTGTCAGTTTTATATTGTACAAGGAAGAAAATACAGTTTGGCAGAATTAACACAAATGGAAATGCAAACAGGAGTAAAATATACTGCAGCTCAAAAAAATATTTATGTTAAAACAGGCGGTGTCCCATTTTTAGATATGAACTATACTGTTTTTGGTGAAGTAGAGAGCGGATTAAAAGTAATTGACAAAATTGCTGCAGTAGCCAAAGATGGCAATGACAGGCCATTAGGTGATGTGCGAATGAAAATGGAGATATTGCAATAG
- the gcvH gene encoding glycine cleavage system protein GcvH, whose product MNIPANLHYTKDHEWISIEGNTATIGITDFAQSELGDIVFIDIATVGKKLSAEEIFGTVEAVKTVSDLFLPVTGTITELNAALEANPELVNTDPYGEGWMIKMTVDNIADVDALLSSEAYAALVG is encoded by the coding sequence ATGAACATCCCTGCAAATCTACATTATACAAAAGATCACGAATGGATCTCTATTGAAGGAAATACGGCAACAATAGGTATCACTGATTTTGCACAAAGTGAGTTAGGTGATATCGTTTTTATTGATATTGCTACTGTAGGTAAAAAATTATCTGCCGAAGAAATATTTGGAACCGTTGAAGCTGTAAAAACAGTAAGCGATCTGTTTTTACCTGTTACCGGAACTATTACAGAATTGAACGCAGCGTTGGAAGCTAATCCTGAATTGGTAAATACCGACCCGTACGGCGAAGGATGGATGATAAAGATGACCGTAGATAACATAGCTGATGTTGATGCTTTACTAAGCAGCGAAGCATATGCTGCTTTGGTTGGATAA
- a CDS encoding VanZ family protein: protein MKKIPISKFLPGIIWFIVVLVLMCTPGKDLPEVDDWFQKLYIDKWIHAGTFGLLAYLFMYPFQRAALATSEKLQYFLRIALAASIWGLTIEFIQKYYIPNRSFDLLDWAADTVGVIITFVFLRKNTLKKADF from the coding sequence ATGAAAAAAATTCCTATATCAAAATTTTTACCGGGTATCATCTGGTTTATTGTTGTTTTGGTATTGATGTGTACTCCCGGAAAAGATCTTCCTGAAGTTGACGATTGGTTTCAGAAATTATACATTGATAAATGGATACATGCTGGCACATTTGGCTTACTGGCTTATCTCTTTATGTATCCTTTCCAAAGAGCTGCTTTAGCTACCAGCGAAAAATTACAATATTTCTTACGCATCGCACTGGCGGCTTCTATTTGGGGCCTAACCATCGAATTCATTCAAAAATATTATATCCCCAACCGAAGTTTTGATCTGTTGGATTGGGCTGCAGATACGGTTGGAGTAATCATCACATTCGTCTTTTTAAGAAAAAACACCTTAAAAAAGGCCGATTTTTAA
- a CDS encoding DUF4290 domain-containing protein: MIDTENMEYNTTRNHLTMREYGRHIQKMVEYLLSLEDKEKRQKNAYALIELMGFLNPHLKNVEDFRHKLWDHLFLISDFKLDVESPYPIPTRETLKAKPERLAYPKKYPKFNHLGKNIEVVIDKALKEENPEKRQGFANSIAYYMKLTYSNWHKELVHDDNIQSELQSITDGELEFNNRPFVKHRTDNRPADDYGSGGRRDNNRRNFGQRNNNGGGGGRRDGGSGGRRDGGGGGRSGDNRNNNNRNFKKRY, translated from the coding sequence ATGATAGACACAGAGAATATGGAGTACAATACAACCAGAAATCATTTAACAATGAGAGAATATGGCAGACATATTCAAAAGATGGTGGAGTATTTATTGTCATTAGAAGACAAAGAAAAACGCCAGAAGAATGCGTATGCACTAATTGAATTGATGGGCTTTTTAAATCCGCACTTAAAAAATGTGGAGGATTTTCGTCATAAATTATGGGATCATCTTTTCTTAATAAGCGATTTTAAATTAGATGTTGAAAGTCCTTACCCGATACCAACAAGAGAAACATTAAAAGCAAAACCGGAAAGATTAGCATACCCTAAAAAATACCCTAAGTTCAACCATCTAGGTAAAAATATTGAAGTAGTTATTGATAAAGCATTGAAAGAAGAAAATCCTGAAAAACGCCAGGGCTTTGCAAACTCAATTGCTTATTACATGAAACTAACTTACAGCAACTGGCATAAAGAACTGGTGCATGATGATAATATTCAATCGGAATTACAAAGTATTACCGATGGAGAATTAGAATTCAACAACCGTCCGTTTGTAAAACACAGAACTGACAACAGACCTGCTGACGATTACGGAAGTGGAGGCAGAAGAGACAACAATCGTCGTAATTTCGGACAACGCAATAACAACGGCGGCGGTGGCGGAAGAAGAGATGGTGGCAGTGGTGGAAGAAGAGATGGTGGCGGTGGCGGACGCAGCGGCGACAACAGAAATAATAACAACCGTAATTTCAAAAAAAGATACTAA